From a single Gemmatimonadota bacterium genomic region:
- a CDS encoding glycoside hydrolase family 3 N-terminal domain-containing protein: MTRLSSLAIPGLATVLSLGVFAGLTAVGPAPVSGQGDPVREARAQAPAAAASLDADSVWVEATLARLPLRRKIAQMVMPWMSAEYLAVDSDRFRELRKAVEAEGVGGVITSVGGPMEVASNLALLQRHSDVPLLVAADLEYGAGRILDGGVVHPFNVAVGSATKFPPPMAFGATGEPELAYEMGRITAVEARAVGIHMAFAPVVDVNNNPQ, translated from the coding sequence ATGACGAGGCTCTCGTCGCTCGCAATCCCGGGTCTCGCGACCGTCCTGTCGCTCGGCGTTTTCGCGGGCCTCACGGCCGTCGGCCCGGCCCCCGTTTCCGGCCAGGGCGATCCCGTGCGAGAGGCTCGCGCGCAGGCGCCAGCGGCCGCCGCGTCCCTCGACGCGGACAGCGTCTGGGTCGAGGCGACGCTGGCGCGTCTGCCGCTGCGCCGAAAGATCGCCCAGATGGTGATGCCGTGGATGTCCGCCGAGTACCTGGCGGTGGACAGCGACCGGTTCCGGGAGCTGCGCAAGGCGGTGGAAGCCGAGGGCGTGGGGGGCGTCATCACGTCCGTGGGCGGGCCCATGGAGGTGGCCTCCAACCTCGCGCTCCTTCAGCGCCACTCGGACGTCCCCCTGCTGGTCGCGGCGGACCTGGAATACGGCGCCGGCCGCATCCTGGACGGCGGCGTGGTGCACCCCTTCAACGTGGCCGTGGGCAGCGCCACGAAGTTTCCGCCGCCCATGGCCTTCGGCGCCACGGGGGAGCCGGAGCTGGCCTACGAGATGGGCCGCATCACCGCCGTCGAGGCGCGCGCCGTGGGGATCCACATGGCGTTCGCGCCGGTGGTGGACGTCAACAACAACCCGCAGA
- a CDS encoding DUF1343 domain-containing protein, whose amino-acid sequence MALLAALLLGACAPDAPAAAGGGGAEPPPPAVRAGVDVFLGSVPDALRGARLGLITNHTGRAADGRSTVDALHALADVELAALFAPEHGLRGDVALDSLVRDGVDPTTGLPTHTLYGGAERRKPTPAMLAGLDALVFDIQDIGARPYTYVWTMALAMEAAADAGVAFVVLDRPNPIGGELVQGPTQDAGHLSFVGLHPIPMRHGLTPGELARYLVGERGVAVDLTVVGVEGWRRDRWFDETGLRWRPPSPNMPTLESAAHYPGTVLLEGTNLSVGRGTDAAFQQIGAPWLDAERLAETARGHGLAGVRIDTTSFVPDAPQDGKYDGERVRGVRLTVTDRAAYDPVRTGAALIAGARALHPDRFAWTGTIDRLAGSSALREGVDAGLPLEELTAGWETTAEAFRASAAPYLLYAAAASGPPARP is encoded by the coding sequence GTGGCCTTGCTCGCGGCCTTGCTTCTCGGCGCGTGCGCTCCCGACGCCCCGGCGGCGGCGGGTGGCGGAGGCGCGGAGCCGCCGCCGCCGGCCGTGCGGGCGGGCGTCGACGTCTTCCTGGGCTCGGTACCGGACGCGCTGCGCGGCGCCCGCCTGGGGCTGATCACCAACCACACCGGCCGCGCCGCGGACGGACGCAGCACGGTGGACGCGCTGCACGCGCTCGCGGACGTGGAACTCGCGGCGTTGTTCGCGCCCGAGCACGGCCTGCGCGGCGACGTGGCGCTGGACAGCCTGGTGCGGGACGGCGTCGACCCGACTACCGGGCTGCCGACGCACACGCTGTACGGAGGGGCGGAAAGAAGGAAGCCCACGCCCGCCATGCTCGCCGGCCTGGACGCGCTGGTCTTCGACATCCAGGACATCGGCGCCCGACCCTACACGTACGTGTGGACGATGGCCCTCGCGATGGAGGCCGCGGCCGACGCGGGCGTGGCCTTCGTCGTCCTGGACCGTCCCAATCCCATCGGGGGCGAGTTGGTCCAGGGGCCGACGCAGGACGCCGGGCACCTGAGCTTCGTAGGCCTCCACCCCATCCCCATGCGCCACGGACTGACCCCGGGAGAGCTGGCCCGCTACCTGGTGGGCGAGAGGGGCGTCGCGGTCGACCTCACGGTCGTGGGCGTCGAGGGCTGGCGGCGCGACCGCTGGTTCGACGAGACCGGCCTGCGCTGGCGGCCGCCGTCGCCCAACATGCCCACGCTGGAGAGCGCCGCGCACTACCCGGGCACCGTCCTGCTGGAGGGCACCAACCTGTCGGTGGGGCGCGGCACCGACGCCGCCTTCCAGCAGATCGGCGCGCCGTGGCTGGACGCGGAGCGGCTGGCCGAGACCGCGCGCGGCCACGGCCTGGCGGGGGTCCGGATCGACACCACCAGCTTCGTCCCGGACGCTCCGCAGGACGGCAAGTACGACGGCGAGCGCGTGCGCGGGGTGCGCCTGACGGTGACCGATCGCGCCGCCTACGACCCCGTCCGGACGGGGGCCGCGCTGATCGCGGGCGCGCGCGCCTTGCACCCGGACCGGTTCGCGTGGACGGGTACCATCGACCGGCTCGCGGGCTCGTCGGCGCTGCGGGAGGGCGTGGACGCGGGTCTGCCGCTGGAGGAGCTGACCGCCGGCTGGGAGACCACCGCCGAGGCCTTCCGCGCGTCCGCCGCGCCCTACCTCCTCTACGCGGCCGCGGCAAGCGGCCCGCCCGCGCGGCCTTGA
- a CDS encoding NAD(P)H-binding protein, which translates to MSAAGAGPAYVAGATGYVGRALTMRLARAGDPVVAHVRPGSTAAGARDALAAAGAIIDRAAWTLEEMRSSLVRWRPSRLFILVGTTRRRSAAARRRGERAGYEEVDRDLPLLLIEAALSGGVRPTLVYLSALGADAQARNPYLRARGEVEVAARASPLSWVIARPSFVTGPDRTETRPAERWGAAAVDGVTRALAALGWRAPLERYGSLDAARMAAALDTLSLQRDALCRIVDGRLLREVSKAP; encoded by the coding sequence TTGAGCGCCGCGGGCGCCGGCCCCGCCTACGTAGCGGGCGCCACGGGGTACGTCGGGCGCGCCCTGACGATGCGCCTGGCGCGCGCCGGAGACCCGGTGGTCGCGCACGTCCGGCCGGGCTCCACGGCCGCCGGCGCGCGCGACGCGCTCGCGGCGGCCGGGGCCATAATCGACCGCGCCGCGTGGACGCTGGAGGAGATGCGCTCCTCGCTCGTCCGGTGGCGGCCGTCCAGGCTGTTCATCCTGGTGGGCACTACGCGGCGGCGCTCAGCCGCCGCACGCCGGCGGGGTGAGCGGGCCGGCTACGAGGAGGTGGACCGCGACCTGCCGCTGCTGCTGATCGAGGCCGCGCTGAGCGGCGGGGTGCGGCCGACGCTGGTGTACCTGTCGGCGCTGGGCGCGGACGCCCAGGCGCGGAATCCCTACCTGCGCGCGCGCGGCGAGGTCGAGGTGGCCGCGCGGGCGTCGCCGCTGAGCTGGGTGATCGCGCGGCCGTCGTTCGTGACCGGCCCCGACAGGACCGAAACGCGGCCCGCGGAGCGCTGGGGCGCGGCCGCGGTGGATGGCGTTACGCGCGCGCTGGCTGCGCTGGGGTGGCGTGCTCCCCTGGAGCGGTACGGGTCGCTGGACGCGGCCCGGATGGCGGCGGCGCTGGACACGCTGTCGCTTCAGCGCGACGCGCTGTGCCGGATCGTAGACGGTAGGCTGTTGAGGGAGGTTTCCAAGGCGCCGTAG
- a CDS encoding AI-2E family transporter, whose product MSPGKAARASRSEGSRRAYGVLIAAVFTVLLLLFMARIAEILLLLFIAVLFGLYLGAVTDVFQQRLHIPRPVGVALAVLFTIAGLVGVGYLVVPPVADQTQELVEASPQLLAGWDSALVEVASRSPLFAEAVGVAGGEGASPLGGLLAEIRGWAAALPDYLASGVTFLIHFVSVMIMGVFLAVRPNQYREGLILLAPPRHRELVRDILTELGATLRAWITGQLFAMFTLALMTWLGLWILRVPYALAFGVFTGLVAIVPFFGTLVSTLLPALFVLGAGGLGKFFAVILLGLIVHLVEANLIIPMVMQHQVKLPPVLTLLSVLIMGTLLHAIGLIVAVPVLATVIVVGRRIYIDRLLEGKGFRRAVRDEAIRIRLSGPDVMVSPRARATSVPGWLEKDRDGASSVPT is encoded by the coding sequence CTGAGCCCAGGAAAAGCCGCCCGAGCTAGCCGTAGCGAAGGGTCGCGCCGCGCTTACGGCGTCCTGATCGCGGCGGTTTTCACGGTCCTGCTGCTGCTGTTCATGGCGCGGATCGCGGAGATCCTCCTGCTGTTGTTCATCGCGGTGCTGTTCGGCCTGTACCTGGGCGCCGTGACGGACGTCTTCCAGCAGCGGCTGCACATCCCGCGGCCGGTGGGCGTCGCATTGGCCGTGCTGTTCACCATCGCGGGCCTCGTCGGGGTCGGTTACCTCGTGGTGCCCCCGGTGGCCGACCAGACGCAGGAGCTGGTGGAGGCCAGCCCGCAGCTGCTCGCGGGCTGGGACTCCGCGCTCGTGGAGGTGGCCAGCCGGAGCCCGCTGTTCGCGGAAGCGGTGGGCGTGGCCGGCGGCGAGGGCGCCTCGCCGCTGGGAGGGCTGCTGGCCGAGATCCGCGGTTGGGCCGCTGCTCTGCCCGACTATCTCGCGAGCGGCGTCACCTTCCTGATCCACTTCGTCAGCGTGATGATCATGGGCGTGTTCCTCGCGGTGCGCCCGAACCAGTACCGCGAGGGTCTCATTCTGCTGGCGCCTCCCAGGCACCGCGAGCTGGTGCGCGACATCCTGACCGAGCTCGGCGCGACCCTGCGCGCGTGGATCACGGGACAACTGTTCGCGATGTTCACGCTCGCGCTGATGACCTGGTTGGGGCTGTGGATCCTGCGCGTGCCCTACGCCCTGGCGTTCGGGGTGTTCACCGGCCTGGTGGCCATCGTGCCGTTCTTCGGCACGCTCGTTTCGACGCTTCTGCCGGCGCTGTTCGTGCTCGGCGCGGGGGGGCTGGGGAAGTTCTTCGCGGTGATCCTGCTGGGGCTGATCGTGCACCTGGTGGAGGCGAACCTGATCATCCCCATGGTCATGCAGCACCAGGTCAAGCTGCCGCCCGTGCTCACGCTGCTCAGCGTTCTGATCATGGGCACCCTGCTGCACGCGATCGGGCTCATCGTTGCGGTCCCCGTCCTCGCGACTGTGATCGTCGTGGGGCGCCGGATCTACATCGATCGCTTGCTGGAAGGGAAGGGCTTCCGCAGGGCCGTTCGGGACGAGGCCATCCGGATCCGCCTCTCCGGTCCCGACGTGATGGTGTCGCCGCGCGCGCGCGCCACGAGCGTGCCCGGCTGGTTGGAGAAGGACCGCGACGGCGCCAGCTCGGTGCCGACCTGA